The sequence CGCGCTTCGGCAGTGCGCGTAACTAGAAATTCACGCTCACGACGAAAGCGAATCAATTGCTCAACGCTGATAATTTTGAGATCATGCTTTTCGGCGAAAATCTCAAGGTCAGGCATGCGAGCCATCGTGCCATCGTCGTTCATAATTTCGCAAATCACGCCAGCTGGATACAAACCCGCCAACCGTGACATATCGACCGAGGCCTCGGTTTGACCAACCCGCCGCAATACGCCACCCTCGGCAGCACGTAAAGGAAACACATGGCCAGGCCGCGAAATATCGCTGGGTTTGGAGTTTGGATTGATCACGGTTTGGATGGTATGCGCTCGATCATAGGCTGAAATTCCGGTGGTTACGCCTTGAGCGGCCTCGATCGACACCGTGAAATTGGTGCCAAACTTGGAGTTATTCGAGGTCACCATCATTGGAATTTCCAACTCGTCGAGACGCTGACCAGTAATGGCCAAACAGATCAGCCCACGGCCTTCTTTAGCCATAAAATTAATTGCCTGTGGCGTAACAAACTGGGCAGCACACGCGAGATCACCCTCGTTTTCGCGATCTTCATCGTCTACGATGATCACCATTTTTCCGGCTGCATAATCTTGCAGTGCTTCTTCGATGCTTGCCAACGGCATAGCTTCCACTCCTTTGTGACAATGAGAACGCTCATTGTTTGGTACACACCCACAACCACCGATGACTGATCGGGGTCGGTTCAGTCAGCACGA is a genomic window of Chloroflexota bacterium containing:
- a CDS encoding bifunctional 3,4-dihydroxy-2-butanone-4-phosphate synthase/GTP cyclohydrolase II → MPLASIEEALQDYAAGKMVIIVDDEDRENEGDLACAAQFVTPQAINFMAKEGRGLICLAITGQRLDELEIPMMVTSNNSKFGTNFTVSIEAAQGVTTGISAYDRAHTIQTVINPNSKPSDISRPGHVFPLRAAEGGVLRRVGQTEASVDMSRLAGLYPAGVICEIMNDDGTMARMPDLEIFAEKHDLKIISVEQLIRFRREREFLVTRTAEARLPTAYGEFQIVSYESKINTPDLQAKEAVALIMGDISTDEPVLVRVHSECLTGDAFGSLRCDCGPQLEKAMQRIAQEGRGVLLYLRQEGRGIGLTNKIRAYMLQDQGLDTVEANERLGFPADLRDYGLGAQMLADLGLRDLRLLTNNPKKIIGFEGYGLHVVEQLPLETDPNTENQAYLRTKRERMGHTLSNLNQAE